A genomic window from Ideonella sp. WA131b includes:
- a CDS encoding methyltransferase domain-containing protein: MDKSPDWDSAWSYVDFETLAPLEAGLFSRLIDLAVPPVAAGTSKAIEIGCFPGRFIEYVGQKGYVISGVDTYGRVGEIAHWAARRGRAVGAFCQDTLDGYLRQNRESFDIVLSLGFIEHFNDFCDVLYSHLQLCAVGGRIVVGAPNFASPLQRALHRVLDEKNMSSHVLEAMYPAVWATYLSALGARVDFAGALGGFGFWTDTVVDNPRAQLLQKLVPQLSGAMQQMSPPFNERETSYVAAIATKTRPLPPRDEVAELSRHCVRLATELSARDQRLAKPCVDFVADLCRPQS; the protein is encoded by the coding sequence ATGGACAAATCACCCGACTGGGACTCCGCCTGGTCCTACGTGGACTTCGAGACTCTGGCACCCCTGGAAGCGGGACTGTTCTCCCGCCTGATCGACTTGGCGGTGCCGCCCGTCGCGGCCGGCACGAGCAAGGCGATCGAGATCGGTTGCTTCCCGGGGCGGTTCATCGAGTACGTCGGGCAGAAGGGCTACGTCATCAGCGGCGTCGATACCTACGGGCGCGTCGGCGAGATCGCCCACTGGGCTGCCCGCCGAGGGCGTGCGGTCGGGGCCTTCTGCCAGGACACGCTGGACGGCTACCTCAGGCAGAACCGCGAGTCCTTCGACATCGTGCTCTCGCTGGGCTTCATCGAGCACTTCAACGACTTCTGCGACGTGCTCTACAGCCACCTGCAGTTGTGTGCGGTCGGCGGTCGGATCGTCGTCGGCGCCCCCAACTTTGCATCGCCCCTGCAACGCGCGCTGCACCGGGTGCTCGACGAGAAGAACATGTCCTCCCACGTGCTGGAGGCCATGTACCCGGCCGTCTGGGCCACCTACCTGTCGGCCCTGGGCGCGCGGGTGGACTTTGCCGGGGCGCTCGGGGGCTTCGGGTTCTGGACCGACACCGTGGTGGACAACCCCCGCGCCCAACTGCTGCAGAAGCTCGTGCCGCAGCTCTCGGGAGCGATGCAGCAGATGTCGCCGCCCTTCAACGAACGCGAGACCAGCTACGTTGCGGCCATCGCCACGAAGACACGGCCCCTGCCCCCGCGCGACGAGGTCGCCGAGCTGTCCCGGCACTGCGTCAGGCTGGCCACGGAGCTTTCGGCGCGTGACCAGCGCCTGGCCAAGCCCTGCGTCGACTTCGTTGCCGACCTCTGCCGCCCACAGTCCTAG
- a CDS encoding heme utilization protein, whose translation MSTSSTIINDLSSAQLQALTSATIASVGTSEWAVLTSGQIQHLTTAQISFISSAGIAALQTATLAAMESQDLQALTSSQVRAITTAQLVGLDSADIAALTSSQFAVLSTGQLRAIETADIAAIDTADLGALGSAQWRAFTTTQIDALTTTQLSGIVSADLQALTSAQLRVLSTGDLNALTTEQFSALTTGQIGSLTTSQVQNLESADIQALTTAQVRALTTDQAVALESADIEALTSAQFAAMSTAQIRSIDSGDIAAIDTADLGALGSAQIRAFSTAQIDALTTTQLTSLASADLQALTSAQLRVLSTDDLNSLTTEQFAAFTSAQIASLTTGQVQNLESADVQALSTAQVRALTTEQIVALDSADIAALSSGQFAALSTAQLRAIDSADIAAIDTADLGALNSAQIRAFSTAQIDALTTTQLTSLASADLQALTSAQLRVLSTDDLKSLTTEQFAAFTSAQIASLTTGQVQNLESADIQALTTAQVRALTTEQIVALDSADIAALSSGQFAALSTAQLRAIETADIAAIDTADLGALNSAQIRAFSTAQIDALTTTQLTSLASADLQALTSAQLRVLSTDDLNSLTTEQFAAFTSAQIASLTTGQVQNLESADIQALSTAQVRALTTEQVAAFDSADIAALSSGQFAALSTAQLRAIDSADIAAIDTADLGALNSAQIRAFSTAQIDALTTTQLTSLASADLQALTSAQLRVLSTDDLNSLTTDQFAAFTSAQIASLTTGQVQNLESADIQALSTAQVRALTTEQIVALDSADIAALSSGQFAALSTAQLRAIDSADIAAIDTADLGALNSAQIRAFSTAQIDALTTTQLTSLASADLQALTSAQLRVLSTDDLNSLTTDQFAAFTSAQIASLTTGQVQNLESADIQALSTAQVRALTTEQVAAFDSADIAALSSGQFAALSTAQLRAIDSADIAAIDTADLGALGSAQWRAFTTAQIDALTTSQIAVIATEDLAALSTAQLVGFTSSSDIMALTTDQVDSLTTAQIVALSTAQFAWLETADIAALTTAQVRALTTDQIVAFTTEQIEALQTQDIAAMTMAQYAAFETQDIQAMSTAQINALMGVTPIVLDLDGNGITTTAAAEGVSFDLAGNGQKAQVGWVGGGDGLLVRDLNGDGVINDGRELFGIGTQLANGQRAGHGYDAMADLDGNKDGRLDAQDAAFSQLKVWKDVDLDGQTDAGELQGLVDLGIVSLDLNYALTSKDSNGNHVAMVSSYTTADGQQHQMADVLFAKHPPPAPPALDELLAAPPDTLCGGPPAPAPAAPPSAGQASHVAWVSHSRTLLDDDRPPPLI comes from the coding sequence ATGTCCACCAGCTCCACCATCATCAACGACCTCAGCAGCGCCCAATTGCAGGCCCTGACGTCGGCCACGATCGCCAGCGTCGGCACCAGCGAGTGGGCTGTGCTGACGTCGGGCCAGATCCAGCACCTGACGACGGCGCAGATTTCGTTCATCAGCTCCGCAGGCATCGCGGCTTTGCAGACGGCCACGCTGGCGGCGATGGAGTCGCAAGACCTGCAGGCGCTGACTTCATCGCAGGTCCGCGCCATCACCACGGCCCAGCTGGTGGGCCTGGACTCAGCTGACATCGCGGCCCTGACCTCGTCGCAGTTTGCGGTGTTGAGCACGGGCCAGCTGCGGGCCATCGAAACGGCCGACATCGCCGCCATCGACACGGCCGACCTCGGGGCCTTGGGCTCGGCCCAGTGGCGCGCGTTCACGACGACCCAGATCGATGCACTGACAACCACCCAGCTCAGCGGCATCGTTTCTGCCGACCTCCAGGCCCTGACCTCGGCCCAGCTGCGGGTGCTGTCCACCGGCGATCTCAACGCGCTGACCACCGAGCAGTTCTCCGCGCTCACGACCGGCCAGATCGGCAGCCTGACGACGTCGCAGGTGCAGAACCTGGAGTCAGCCGATATCCAGGCGCTCACGACCGCCCAGGTGCGGGCCCTGACCACCGACCAGGCGGTGGCCCTGGAGTCGGCCGACATCGAGGCGCTCACCTCGGCGCAGTTCGCGGCCATGAGCACGGCGCAGATCCGCAGCATCGACAGCGGCGACATCGCCGCCATCGACACGGCCGACCTGGGCGCGCTCGGCTCGGCACAGATCCGTGCCTTCAGCACCGCCCAGATCGACGCGCTGACCACCACCCAGCTCACCAGCCTGGCCTCGGCGGACCTCCAGGCCCTGACCTCGGCGCAGCTGCGCGTGCTGTCCACCGACGACCTGAACTCGCTGACTACCGAGCAGTTCGCGGCCTTCACTTCGGCCCAGATCGCCAGCCTGACCACCGGCCAGGTGCAGAACCTGGAGTCGGCCGACGTCCAGGCGCTCTCCACCGCCCAGGTGCGGGCGCTCACCACCGAGCAGATCGTCGCTCTCGACTCGGCCGACATCGCCGCGCTGAGCTCGGGCCAGTTCGCCGCACTGTCCACCGCCCAGCTGCGCGCCATCGACTCGGCCGACATCGCCGCCATCGACACCGCCGACCTCGGAGCCCTGAACTCGGCGCAGATCCGTGCCTTCAGCACCGCCCAGATCGACGCGCTGACCACCACCCAGCTCACCAGCCTGGCCTCGGCGGACCTGCAGGCGCTGACCTCGGCGCAGCTGCGTGTGCTGTCCACCGACGACCTGAAGTCGCTGACTACCGAGCAGTTCGCGGCCTTCACCTCGGCCCAGATCGCCAGCCTGACCACCGGCCAGGTGCAGAACCTGGAGTCGGCCGACATCCAGGCGCTCACGACTGCCCAGGTGCGGGCGCTCACCACCGAGCAGATCGTCGCTCTCGACTCGGCCGACATCGCCGCGCTGAGCTCGGGCCAGTTCGCCGCGCTGTCCACCGCCCAGCTGCGCGCCATCGAAACGGCCGACATCGCCGCCATCGACACGGCCGACCTCGGGGCCCTGAACTCGGCGCAGATCCGTGCCTTCAGCACCGCCCAGATCGACGCGCTGACCACCACCCAGCTCACCAGCCTGGCCTCGGCGGACCTGCAGGCGCTGACCTCGGCGCAGCTGCGTGTGCTGTCCACCGACGACCTGAACTCGCTGACTACCGAGCAGTTCGCGGCCTTCACTTCGGCCCAGATCGCCAGCCTGACCACCGGCCAGGTGCAGAACCTGGAGTCGGCCGACATCCAGGCGCTCTCCACCGCCCAGGTGCGGGCGCTCACCACCGAGCAGGTCGCGGCCTTCGACTCGGCCGACATCGCCGCGCTGAGCTCGGGCCAGTTCGCCGCACTGTCCACCGCCCAGCTGCGCGCCATCGACTCGGCCGACATCGCCGCCATCGACACCGCCGACCTCGGAGCCCTGAACTCGGCGCAGATCCGTGCCTTCAGCACCGCCCAGATCGACGCGCTGACCACCACCCAGCTCACCAGCCTGGCCTCGGCCGACCTCCAGGCGCTGACCTCGGCGCAGCTGCGCGTGCTGTCCACCGACGACCTGAACTCGCTCACCACCGATCAGTTCGCGGCCTTCACCTCGGCCCAGATCGCCAGCCTGACCACCGGCCAGGTGCAGAACCTGGAGTCGGCCGACATCCAGGCGCTCTCCACCGCCCAGGTGCGGGCGCTCACCACCGAGCAGATCGTCGCTCTCGACTCCGCCGACATCGCCGCGCTGAGCTCGGGCCAGTTCGCCGCACTGTCCACCGCCCAGCTGCGCGCCATCGACTCGGCCGACATCGCCGCCATCGACACCGCCGACCTCGGAGCCCTGAACTCGGCGCAGATCCGTGCCTTCAGCACCGCCCAGATCGACGCGCTGACCACCACCCAGCTCACCAGCCTGGCCTCGGCGGACCTGCAGGCGCTGACCTCGGCGCAGCTGCGTGTGCTGTCCACCGACGACCTGAACTCGCTCACCACCGACCAGTTCGCGGCCTTCACTTCGGCCCAGATCGCCAGCCTGACCACCGGCCAGGTGCAGAACCTGGAGTCGGCCGACATCCAGGCGCTCTCCACCGCCCAGGTGCGGGCGCTCACCACCGAGCAGGTCGCGGCCTTCGACTCGGCCGACATCGCCGCGCTGAGCTCGGGCCAGTTCGCCGCACTGTCCACCGCCCAGCTGCGCGCCATCGACTCGGCCGACATCGCCGCCATCGACACCGCCGACCTCGGCGCGCTGGGCTCGGCCCAGTGGCGCGCGTTCACCACGGCCCAGATCGACGCGCTGACGACATCGCAGATCGCCGTCATCGCGACCGAAGACCTGGCAGCGCTGAGCACCGCCCAGCTGGTCGGCTTCACCAGCAGCAGCGACATCATGGCCCTGACCACCGACCAGGTGGATTCGCTCACGACGGCGCAGATCGTCGCGCTGTCGACCGCGCAGTTTGCGTGGCTGGAGACGGCCGACATCGCCGCGCTGACCACGGCCCAGGTTCGCGCCCTGACCACGGACCAGATCGTCGCCTTCACGACCGAACAGATCGAGGCGCTGCAGACGCAGGACATCGCGGCCATGACCATGGCGCAGTACGCGGCCTTCGAGACCCAGGACATCCAGGCCATGAGCACGGCCCAGATCAATGCGCTGATGGGGGTCACCCCGATCGTTCTTGACCTCGACGGCAACGGCATCACCACCACCGCGGCGGCCGAGGGCGTGAGCTTCGACCTCGCGGGCAATGGCCAGAAGGCCCAGGTGGGCTGGGTCGGCGGCGGCGACGGTCTGCTGGTGCGCGATCTCAATGGTGATGGGGTCATCAACGACGGCCGCGAGCTGTTCGGCATCGGCACCCAGCTCGCCAATGGGCAGCGGGCCGGGCATGGCTATGACGCGATGGCCGACCTCGACGGCAACAAGGACGGCCGCCTGGATGCCCAGGACGCCGCGTTCTCGCAGCTCAAGGTGTGGAAGGACGTCGACCTCGACGGCCAGACCGATGCCGGGGAGCTGCAGGGCCTGGTCGACCTTGGAATCGTCTCGCTCGACCTGAACTACGCGTTGACGAGCAAGGACAGCAACGGCAACCACGTCGCCATGGTGTCCAGCTACACGACGGCTGACGGTCAGCAGCACCAGATGGCTGACGTGTTGTTCGCCAAACACCCGCCGCCGGCGCCACCGGCACTCGACGAACTGCTGGCCGCACCACCCGACACGCTGTGTGGCGGGCCGCCCGCGCCCGCACCGGCAGCCCCGCCGTCGGCCGGGCAGGCATCCCATGTGGCCTGGGTCAGCCACTCGCGCACTCTTCTGGACGACGACCGCCCGCCGCCGCTGATCTGA
- a CDS encoding AEC family transporter, which produces MQAILAVTVPFFSLVLCGYLAAHRRVLPESAIPGLNAFVLYFALPCMLFRFGAGTPVVEMLNPVLLAVYLAAALLLMAVVVSWSLNERVGLKDAAFGALVAVFPNTGFMGVPMLVALLGPAAVGPIVVTLLVDLFIVSSLCIALAQASAASPDGPGGARAAAGRALRGALSNPLPWAIALGAVFGLLGWRLPAPAQAVVDLLAGAATPVALFTIGAVLHRAGQHASRRTPAIDFVPVALVKLILHPLLVAVLALGARQLGAPVTGFQILVLTLAAALPSASNVSLLAERFGADNGRIARIIMTSTVLAFASFTLVAWLLGVNPVR; this is translated from the coding sequence ATGCAGGCGATCCTGGCCGTCACCGTTCCGTTTTTTTCGCTCGTGCTCTGCGGCTACCTGGCTGCGCATCGCCGCGTGCTGCCCGAGAGCGCGATCCCCGGGCTCAACGCCTTTGTCCTGTACTTCGCGCTGCCGTGCATGCTGTTCCGCTTTGGCGCCGGCACGCCGGTGGTCGAGATGCTCAACCCGGTGCTGCTGGCGGTGTACCTGGCGGCGGCGCTGCTGCTGATGGCCGTGGTCGTGAGCTGGAGCCTGAACGAGCGTGTCGGCCTGAAGGACGCCGCCTTCGGTGCGCTGGTGGCGGTGTTTCCCAATACCGGCTTCATGGGCGTGCCGATGCTGGTGGCGCTGTTGGGGCCGGCGGCCGTGGGCCCGATCGTCGTGACGCTGCTGGTGGACCTGTTCATCGTCAGCTCGCTGTGCATCGCGCTGGCCCAGGCTTCCGCCGCCTCGCCGGACGGCCCCGGCGGGGCACGGGCGGCGGCGGGTCGCGCGCTGCGCGGTGCCTTGTCGAACCCGCTGCCGTGGGCGATCGCGCTGGGCGCTGTGTTCGGCTTGCTGGGCTGGCGGCTGCCGGCGCCGGCCCAGGCCGTGGTCGACCTCCTGGCGGGTGCGGCCACGCCGGTGGCGCTGTTCACCATCGGGGCGGTGCTGCACCGCGCCGGTCAGCACGCCAGCCGCCGCACGCCGGCCATTGATTTCGTGCCGGTGGCCCTGGTGAAGCTGATCCTGCACCCGCTGCTGGTGGCTGTGCTCGCGTTGGGGGCGCGACAACTGGGCGCGCCGGTCACGGGCTTCCAGATTCTGGTGCTGACGCTGGCCGCCGCCTTGCCCAGCGCCAGCAACGTCTCGCTGCTCGCCGAGCGCTTCGGTGCCGACAACGGCCGCATCGCGCGCATCATCATGACGAGCACCGTGCTCGCGTTCGCCAGCTTCACGCTGGTGGCCTGGTTGCTGGGCGTGAACCCAGTGCGGTAG
- a CDS encoding DUF616 domain-containing protein — protein sequence MKILVTSANLGQIDPLGLQHHAQRVPVGTTIELRYHTEDSLPLRVNALHPRLQAKIPKMLSHEMDPGYDYYLWLDSSIFIAHPDAILWMLGELGDNEIALFRHPHRGSVRAELDFCLEQVNGHNAYLRSRYLNEPMREQVASYLASGAYVDDRLFACGIFLYSKALLGHRPDFLPGWYYECARWSVQDQLSLPWLLQKHQVRHATVRGDIFDNPYFKMVDHHR from the coding sequence GTGAAGATCCTGGTGACGAGCGCCAACCTCGGGCAGATCGATCCGCTGGGGCTCCAGCACCACGCGCAGCGTGTGCCCGTCGGCACGACCATCGAACTGCGCTACCACACCGAAGACAGCCTCCCGCTGCGCGTCAACGCCCTGCACCCGCGCCTGCAGGCCAAGATCCCGAAGATGCTCAGCCACGAGATGGACCCGGGCTATGACTACTACCTGTGGTTGGACTCGTCGATCTTCATCGCGCACCCGGATGCCATCCTGTGGATGCTGGGCGAGCTCGGCGACAACGAGATCGCCCTGTTCCGACACCCGCACCGTGGGTCCGTGCGCGCCGAGCTGGACTTCTGCCTGGAGCAGGTGAACGGTCACAACGCCTACCTGCGCAGCCGCTACCTGAACGAGCCGATGCGCGAGCAGGTCGCGTCCTATCTGGCCAGCGGCGCCTACGTCGACGACCGGCTGTTCGCCTGCGGCATCTTCCTGTACTCCAAGGCGCTGCTGGGCCATCGCCCTGACTTCCTGCCGGGCTGGTACTACGAGTGCGCGCGCTGGTCGGTGCAGGATCAGCTCAGCCTGCCCTGGTTGCTGCAGAAGCACCAGGTTCGGCATGCCACGGTGCGCGGCGACATCTTCGACAACCCTTACTTCAAGATGGTGGATCACCACCGCTAA
- a CDS encoding TolC family protein: MNRADRLVLAGVLLALGLWAAGAAGAQRSAPRPRPLPVTPAAAAVPAAPAVASTRCPDESPAEGSASAADEAARAAPDPRAALQALVRAALERSHQVGAARLLAEAAKDDTEAARAAGGLRASMDLSLGSGGSLDALGTRQAGEGRASLNLSQLIWDGQRTERLVDWRERLAEAAELGHLSTREQIALTTVMLALERNRYSQHVVVYGQYVRKMGCLVDALDAIVRVDRGRASELVQVRKTLQQAEIAQAQALSQAREVELRLRRLVGNGLRGIEGLSGLLLQVGPLDEQVADVERSADIAALTAQAEAAERLAEAVAAGGRPQLSWAASGSATGTGGGSGGTSKQGNWSLGLRLSVPLWDPGLRPSADAARKRSRAVELQRAEVLEQRRFRVAQLHEQTLSSFDRARRVGAVLRDSEQLRNFTLQQWQQLGRRSLFDVIAAEADHYNLRISHLNALTEGQQFNASMLSLGRGVQQGLQ; encoded by the coding sequence ATGAACCGCGCCGATCGACTCGTCCTCGCCGGGGTCTTGCTGGCCCTGGGCTTGTGGGCCGCCGGTGCCGCCGGGGCCCAGCGCAGCGCCCCGCGGCCGCGGCCGCTGCCGGTGACGCCCGCGGCCGCCGCCGTGCCCGCTGCGCCGGCGGTGGCGTCGACGCGCTGCCCCGACGAAAGCCCGGCCGAAGGCTCGGCCTCGGCCGCCGACGAGGCAGCCCGGGCCGCGCCCGACCCCCGCGCCGCCCTGCAGGCGCTGGTGCGTGCCGCCCTGGAGCGCAGCCACCAGGTCGGAGCGGCGCGGCTGCTGGCCGAGGCGGCGAAGGATGACACCGAGGCGGCCCGTGCCGCGGGCGGCCTGCGCGCCTCGATGGACCTCAGCCTGGGCTCCGGCGGCAGCCTTGACGCCCTGGGCACCCGCCAAGCCGGCGAAGGTCGGGCGTCGCTGAATCTGAGCCAGCTCATCTGGGACGGCCAGCGCACCGAGCGCCTGGTCGACTGGCGGGAGCGTCTGGCCGAGGCGGCCGAGCTGGGCCACCTGAGCACGCGCGAACAGATCGCGCTGACCACCGTGATGCTGGCCCTGGAGCGCAATCGCTACAGCCAGCACGTCGTCGTGTATGGACAGTACGTCCGCAAGATGGGTTGCCTGGTTGACGCGCTCGATGCCATCGTGCGCGTCGACCGGGGCCGTGCCAGCGAGCTGGTGCAGGTCCGCAAGACCCTGCAGCAGGCCGAGATCGCCCAGGCCCAGGCGCTGTCGCAGGCGCGGGAGGTCGAGCTGCGCCTGCGGCGGCTCGTCGGCAATGGCTTGCGCGGCATCGAGGGCCTGTCGGGCCTGCTGCTTCAGGTGGGCCCGCTCGACGAACAGGTGGCCGACGTCGAGCGCTCGGCCGACATCGCCGCGCTCACCGCGCAGGCCGAGGCGGCTGAGCGCCTGGCCGAGGCTGTCGCGGCGGGCGGCCGGCCGCAACTCAGCTGGGCGGCCAGCGGCTCGGCCACGGGCACCGGCGGTGGCTCGGGGGGCACCTCCAAGCAGGGCAACTGGTCACTGGGCTTGCGGCTGAGCGTGCCGCTTTGGGATCCGGGACTGCGCCCGTCGGCAGACGCCGCCCGCAAGCGCTCGCGCGCCGTGGAGCTGCAGCGCGCGGAGGTGCTGGAGCAGCGCCGCTTCCGCGTTGCCCAGTTGCACGAGCAGACGCTCTCAAGCTTCGACCGTGCGCGCCGCGTCGGTGCCGTGCTGCGCGACAGCGAGCAGCTGCGCAACTTCACGCTGCAGCAGTGGCAGCAGCTGGGTCGTCGCAGCCTGTTCGACGTCATCGCCGCAGAGGCCGACCACTACAACCTTCGGATCAGCCATCTCAACGCGCTGACGGAAGGCCAGCAGTTCAACGCCAGCATGCTGTCGCTCGGCCGTGGCGTTCAGCAGGGGCTGCAGTGA
- a CDS encoding ABC transporter permease, translated as MNETALLINTALASGTTLALAALGLLINERAGVLNLGAEGMMLVAAVAGFAIAFTTGSDTLGFAAAALAGAALAAVFGLLVIFLNTNQYATGLALSLFGYGFSAFAGVGMVGKSLSAREQHAIPLLLELPFVGPALFSHHPMVYGAMVLTAGIAWFFYRTRAGLLLRAIGENPEPAHALGYPVRLIRLAAVCAGGALCGLAGAYVSLVTAPLWVEGLTAGRGWIALALTVFATWRPARALMGAYLFGGVTVLQLNLQAQGVAVSSHILTMLPYIATIVVLALISRNAAFIRLNMPASLGKPFRPGS; from the coding sequence ATGAACGAGACCGCGCTGCTCATCAACACCGCGCTGGCCAGCGGCACCACGCTGGCGCTGGCCGCCCTGGGCCTGCTGATCAACGAGCGTGCCGGGGTGCTCAACCTGGGCGCCGAGGGGATGATGCTCGTCGCGGCGGTGGCCGGCTTCGCGATCGCCTTCACCACCGGCAGCGACACGCTGGGCTTTGCCGCTGCGGCGCTGGCCGGCGCAGCGCTGGCGGCCGTGTTCGGGCTGCTCGTCATCTTTCTCAACACCAACCAATACGCCACGGGCCTGGCGCTCAGCCTGTTCGGCTACGGCTTCTCGGCCTTTGCCGGGGTGGGCATGGTCGGCAAGAGCCTGAGCGCGCGCGAGCAGCACGCCATCCCCCTGCTCTTGGAACTGCCTTTCGTGGGGCCGGCGCTGTTCAGCCACCACCCGATGGTGTACGGGGCAATGGTGCTCACGGCGGGCATCGCCTGGTTCTTCTACCGCACGCGCGCGGGCCTGCTGCTGCGTGCCATTGGCGAGAACCCCGAGCCCGCGCACGCCCTGGGCTATCCGGTGCGGCTGATCCGCCTGGCTGCCGTGTGCGCCGGCGGCGCGCTGTGCGGGCTGGCCGGGGCTTACGTGTCGCTGGTGACGGCGCCGCTGTGGGTGGAGGGCCTGACGGCCGGCCGCGGCTGGATCGCGCTGGCGCTGACCGTCTTCGCCACCTGGCGGCCGGCGCGCGCGCTGATGGGCGCCTACCTCTTCGGCGGCGTCACGGTGCTGCAGCTCAACCTGCAGGCGCAGGGCGTGGCGGTGTCGAGCCATATTCTGACCATGCTGCCCTACATCGCCACCATCGTCGTGCTGGCGCTGATCAGCCGCAATGCGGCCTTCATCCGCCTGAACATGCCGGCCTCACTCGGTAAGCCCTTCCGGCCCGGTTCATAA
- a CDS encoding glycosyltransferase family 2 protein — protein MRKTLSIVVPTYRRPGTLERALASVAAATRADHEIIVVDDCPEGTAFELARRFGARYLFKAGRQRGLSASRNLGLDVATGVFVAFLDDDDFFNPSGLDALLQHASAHEGLCFGNFSTFTHEQRVHHDLAALTADHLLVCNQIPVGAYVMRRAGLSSRFDERLRSHEDWEFLLRQLAGQSLRHLAVDVVSIDKTANTTTSMQARRRRLFWLDFLSIYARFPAAHLSAPRAAMMQSLGLQLPEDMLRFADEI, from the coding sequence ATGCGCAAGACCCTGTCGATCGTCGTTCCGACCTACCGCCGCCCGGGCACGCTGGAGCGCGCGCTGGCGAGCGTGGCTGCGGCCACGCGGGCCGACCACGAGATCATCGTCGTCGACGACTGCCCCGAGGGCACGGCCTTTGAACTGGCACGCCGCTTCGGAGCGCGCTACCTGTTCAAGGCGGGCCGGCAGCGCGGGCTGTCGGCCAGCCGCAACCTCGGCCTGGACGTCGCCACAGGGGTTTTCGTGGCCTTCCTGGACGACGACGACTTCTTCAACCCGAGTGGCCTCGATGCGCTGCTGCAGCATGCCTCGGCCCACGAAGGCCTGTGCTTCGGCAACTTCAGCACCTTCACGCACGAGCAGCGTGTGCACCACGACCTGGCCGCCCTGACCGCCGACCACCTGCTGGTGTGCAACCAGATTCCCGTGGGCGCCTACGTGATGCGCCGCGCGGGGCTGAGCAGCCGCTTCGACGAACGGCTGCGCAGCCACGAGGACTGGGAGTTCCTGCTGCGCCAGCTGGCGGGGCAGTCGCTGCGGCACCTGGCCGTCGACGTGGTGAGCATCGACAAGACGGCCAACACCACCACCTCGATGCAGGCCCGCCGCCGCCGGCTGTTTTGGCTCGACTTCCTGTCGATCTACGCCCGCTTCCCGGCCGCCCACCTGAGCGCGCCGCGCGCCGCGATGATGCAAAGCCTCGGGCTGCAACTGCCCGAGGACATGTTGCGTTTCGCCGATGAGATCTGA
- a CDS encoding BMP family ABC transporter substrate-binding protein — protein MNEKITRRLFALAGLTAAAVLAGCGKKEAPAPAAQAPAAASAPKPDPLKAAWVYIGPVGDAGWTFAHDQGRKAVEAEFGDKVKTTFVEKVPYADGERVIRDLAAQGNKVIFATSFGYMDAMLKVAGEFPDVKFEHATGYKTAPNMRVYDARFYHDAYVSGVIAGGMTKSNTLGFVASFPIPEVLRNINAFTMGAQSVNPKIKTRVVWVNSWFDPEKEGAAAQELINQGADVLLQNTDSTAVLQTAEKNGKFAFGWDSDMSSYAPKAHLASNIVDWGPYYKKSIKEAMDGSWKGEQRTIWGKPEGANDVIKIADFVPAELKAKAEAAKAGIKSGQIEVFTGPIVGADGKERLAKDTKADQAWKDKVDFYVKGVEGRIPSGKK, from the coding sequence ATGAACGAGAAGATCACCCGCCGCCTCTTTGCGCTGGCCGGCCTCACGGCCGCCGCCGTGCTGGCCGGTTGCGGCAAGAAGGAAGCCCCGGCGCCCGCCGCGCAGGCCCCGGCCGCCGCCAGTGCGCCCAAACCCGATCCGCTGAAGGCCGCCTGGGTGTACATCGGCCCCGTCGGCGACGCCGGCTGGACTTTCGCCCACGACCAAGGCCGCAAGGCCGTGGAGGCGGAGTTCGGCGACAAGGTCAAGACCACCTTCGTCGAGAAGGTGCCCTATGCCGACGGCGAGCGCGTGATCCGCGACCTGGCCGCGCAGGGCAACAAGGTCATCTTTGCCACGAGCTTTGGCTACATGGACGCCATGCTCAAGGTGGCCGGCGAGTTCCCGGACGTGAAGTTCGAACACGCCACCGGCTACAAGACGGCGCCGAACATGCGTGTGTACGATGCCCGCTTCTACCACGACGCCTACGTCAGCGGTGTCATCGCCGGCGGCATGACCAAGTCCAACACCCTGGGCTTCGTCGCCAGCTTCCCCATCCCCGAGGTGCTGCGCAACATCAACGCCTTCACCATGGGCGCTCAGAGCGTCAACCCCAAGATCAAGACCCGCGTGGTCTGGGTCAACAGCTGGTTCGACCCCGAGAAGGAAGGTGCGGCTGCGCAGGAGCTCATCAACCAGGGCGCCGACGTGCTGCTGCAGAACACCGACTCCACCGCCGTGCTGCAGACGGCCGAGAAAAACGGCAAGTTCGCCTTCGGCTGGGACAGCGACATGAGCAGCTACGCGCCCAAGGCGCACCTGGCGAGCAACATCGTCGACTGGGGCCCGTACTACAAGAAGTCCATCAAGGAGGCGATGGACGGCAGCTGGAAGGGCGAGCAGCGCACCATCTGGGGCAAGCCGGAAGGCGCCAACGACGTGATCAAGATCGCCGACTTTGTGCCCGCCGAGCTCAAGGCCAAGGCCGAGGCCGCCAAGGCCGGCATCAAGAGCGGCCAGATCGAGGTCTTCACCGGCCCCATCGTCGGCGCCGACGGCAAGGAGCGCCTGGCCAAGGACACCAAGGCCGACCAAGCCTGGAAGGACAAGGTCGACTTCTACGTCAAGGGCGTGGAAGGCCGGATCCCGAGCGGCAAGAAGTAG